The DNA segment GGGCTCGGCAGGCTTCTGCGGAGCGGCCTTCGGCGGCACGAAAGGAGGCTTCACCGGGGCTGGCGGAGCGGGGAAATCAACGACGGAGGATTTGCTCTTCTGGACGGGAGCCGGCTTTTTCGGAGCTGCCACCACGACTTTCTTCTCCTCCACCTTCACGGGAGGAGCCTCCACCACGGCGGGCTTCTTTGGAGCCTCGGCGGCCTTAGGAGCCGGGGTTTCCTTTTTGGCGACTTCCTTTTTCACCGGCTTGGCGGCCGGAGCGGCGGCCTTTGCCTTCGGCTCGGCCTTCTTCGGCGCGGGAGCGGCAGGCTTTGCCTTGGAGATGGTTTTCGCGGCAGGTGCCTTGGCAGGAGCGGCTTTCTTCGGGGCGGGAGCCGCTTTCTTGGCGGCTTTCTTGGCGGGAGTCGTTTTCTTAGCGGGAGCCACTTTCTTCGGTGCAGGTTTGGCCGGGGCGGCTTTCTTCTTCACCACGGCGACCTTTTTGGCGGCCGGCTTCTTTGCCGGGACCGCTTTCTTGACTGCAGCCGGTGCTTTTTTCTTCGCGGGAGCAGGAGCTTTCTTCACGGCCTTCGCCGGGGCCTTCTTGGGGGCCGCTTTTCCTGCTGCTTTCGATGAAGTTTTTTTCGCGGCCATGACAGTGGGGTCGTATGGTTTGAAACAGAAATCCTCCGCTCCGGCGTTTTTTGGGAAACGTATGGAGAAGCGAGCGCGGTGGATTAGTCCCTATCCAAGGTGTCAGCAAGGCGAAAATCCACGGTATGCCAAAATAATCCGGGAAAACCGCCTCCGCCCGGGGCTTGATATGCCCCGGCAGTTCCCTAACCTGTCCGCCTTGCCATGCAGCTCAGCGCGATCGTCGAAGCACTCCTCCTCGCCTCCCAGAACCCGCTCACATCCGACGAGATCGCCCGTCTGGTGCGCGCCCGCGTGGCCGAAGCGGAGGATGTGAGGGCCCGGGAAGTGGAGGAAGGCAAGGCCCCGGCGGACCTGCCGGAGTGGCTCACCGGCCTGTCCGCGACCTCTTCCGAGCAGATCGCGGCGGCCATCGGCACCATCAATGCGGCGTATGAGGAAGGCGGTCGCGCCTTCACCGTGCTGGAGCGCCCGAAAGGCTGGAAACTCTACACCAAGGTGGAATACGGCGACTTCGTCCGCCAGCTCTTCCCCGGCCGGAAGCCCGAACGCCTCAGCGGCCCGGCCATGGAGACGCTGGCCATCATCGCCTACCGCCAGCCGATCACCAAGGCGGCCATCGAGGCGGTCCGCGGCGTGGCCTGCGACGGGATGATCCAGAAGCTGCTGGACCGCGACCTGATCCGCATCGGCGGGCGGGCGGAACTGCCGGGCCGCCCCCTGCTCTACGAGACGACGGACCTTTTCTTCGAACACTTCGGCATCCGCACCATCGACGACCTGCCGAACGCCTCCGAACTGCGGAAGGTGAAACTGCCGGAACCGGGCGATGCCACGCCGAAACCCGACGCGGATGCCGAACAGCAGCTTGCCCTGAGCGCCACCGGTGCCGCACCATCCGCCGCCGCAGGCAGCGCCGCCGACGAATCCTGACTTTTTCCCATTTTCCCACACCCGTGAATCTCGACGACATCCGAATCCAGATCGACAAAGTCGATCGCCAGCTCCTCGACCTCCTCTCCGAACGCGCCGACCTGGTCCACGAGGTGGGCGTGGTGAAAAAACGCGACGGCCTGCAGATCTACGCCCCGGAGCGCGAGGAATCCCTGCTCCGCAAGCTGGTGGAGATGAACAAGGGCCGGCTGCCGGAGAAGTCCATCCGCGCCATCTACCGGGAGATCATGTCCGCCGCCCTGGCGCTGGAGGATGACCTGAAAATCGCCTACCTCGGCCCGGAAGGCACCTGGACCCACCAGGCGGCGATCAAGAAATTCGGCCACTCCGTCGGCTACGCGCCGCAGCCGAATTTCTCCGACGTGTTCGACCAAGTGGCCCGCCGTCTGGCGAACTACGGCGTGGTCCCGATCGAGAACTCCACCGAGGGCGCGGTGTCCACCACGCTCGATCTGTTCGTGGACTCCCCTCTCTTCATCTGCGCGCAGATCCTCCTGCGCATCGAGAACGGGTTGATGGCCTCCATCCCGCGGGAGGAAATCAAGACCCTCTACTCCCACCCGCAGGTGTTCGGCCAGTGCCGCTCATGGATCCTGAAGAATTTCCCGGACGCGGATCTGGTCGAGGTTTCCTCCACCACCAAGGCGGCGCAGCTCGCCCGGGACAATGCCGCCCAGGGCGCGGCCGCGCTCGGTGGCCCGCTGGCCGCGGAAATGTACGGCCTCACCCTGCTGGAGAGCGCCATCCAGGACCGCGCCACGAACACGACGCGCTTCCTGGTCATCGGAGAAAAGCCCTGCCCGCCCACCGGCAACGACCGCACCTCCATCCTCTTCGCCGTGCGCCACCAGCCCGGCTCGCTGGTGAAGGCTCTTCAGGCGTTCGAACACTTCGAGATCAACATGTCGAAGATCGAGTCCCGCCCATCCAAGCAGAAGGACTGGGAATACATCTTCTACGTCGATCTTTCCGGACACCACCAGGACGCCAAGGTCGCGGAGGCGCTGGAGGAACTGGGCAAGCATTGCTCGCTGGTGAAGCTGCTGGGGTCGTATCCGGACACGACGGAGTGAACTCCGCCGAAAATCCTGCTGACGGCGGGATGGTTGGCGGTTAAGCTAGGCCCAATCATGAAGCTCGAAGA comes from the Luteolibacter sp. SL250 genome and includes:
- the scpB gene encoding SMC-Scp complex subunit ScpB, which translates into the protein MQLSAIVEALLLASQNPLTSDEIARLVRARVAEAEDVRAREVEEGKAPADLPEWLTGLSATSSEQIAAAIGTINAAYEEGGRAFTVLERPKGWKLYTKVEYGDFVRQLFPGRKPERLSGPAMETLAIIAYRQPITKAAIEAVRGVACDGMIQKLLDRDLIRIGGRAELPGRPLLYETTDLFFEHFGIRTIDDLPNASELRKVKLPEPGDATPKPDADAEQQLALSATGAAPSAAAGSAADES
- the pheA gene encoding prephenate dehydratase is translated as MNLDDIRIQIDKVDRQLLDLLSERADLVHEVGVVKKRDGLQIYAPEREESLLRKLVEMNKGRLPEKSIRAIYREIMSAALALEDDLKIAYLGPEGTWTHQAAIKKFGHSVGYAPQPNFSDVFDQVARRLANYGVVPIENSTEGAVSTTLDLFVDSPLFICAQILLRIENGLMASIPREEIKTLYSHPQVFGQCRSWILKNFPDADLVEVSSTTKAAQLARDNAAQGAAALGGPLAAEMYGLTLLESAIQDRATNTTRFLVIGEKPCPPTGNDRTSILFAVRHQPGSLVKALQAFEHFEINMSKIESRPSKQKDWEYIFYVDLSGHHQDAKVAEALEELGKHCSLVKLLGSYPDTTE